One window from the genome of Bufo bufo chromosome 4, aBufBuf1.1, whole genome shotgun sequence encodes:
- the LOC120997742 gene encoding probable G-protein coupled receptor 139: MLDEPWIRTVQRLFYPIMCVFGMPASLVTMAVLWKGNLDMSKSIVYYLVALAVANFLLILVVTVFRDIFYFYVDITLWWPEPSCGVSNWIYFTCVYSLTWLTVAFSVDRYIIICCMKLKLRFCKPSVTRWVILFVCVCAFFVAMPTFWMYVPVRTTTPDGALFHICSLNRNLSSIPFLSVYDHIQTTVWIVFPLVSLLLTNGLTVWHINMATRLRQGLKGSSTGKQSEDQEVARRRKSVTLLAMISISFLVHWLPKMVVKILERFTYPPVNRYDFYHPVNVVRMVCNMLIVFSSFSNVCIYSLTITKFREELFKGVKFILRFLCLHSPSTFSASKPTEIFTVQDTTQLTSAMEHQ, encoded by the coding sequence CCAGCCTGGTGACCATGGCCGTACTGTGGAAGGGAAACCTGGACATGTCCAAATCCATTGTCTACTATTTGGTGGCCTTAGCTGTGGCTAATTTCCTACTCATCCTTGTGGTGACTGTCTTCCGGGATATCTTCTACTTCTATGTGGACATCACCCTTTGGTGGCCTGAGCCCTCCTGTGGTGTCAGTAATTGGATCTACTTCACTTGTGTGTACTCCCTCACGTGGCTCACTGTGGCCTTCTCTGTTGACCGTTATATCATCATATGTTGTATGAAGCTAAAGCTCAGGTTCTGTAAGCCCTCAGTTACTCGGTGGGTCATCctttttgtatgtgtatgtgcaTTCTTTGTGGCCATGCCGACCTTCTGGATGTATGTACCAGTCCGGACCACCACACCAGATGGGGCTCTCTTTCACATTTGTTCTTTAAATCGCAACCTGAGTTCGATACCCTTCTTGTCGGTCTATGACCACATCCAGACCACCGTTTGGATAGTCTTTCCACTTGTATCGTTACTGCTAACCAATGGCTTGACTGTCTGGCACATCAATATGGCCACCAGACTTCGACAAGGCCTCAAGGGGTCATCCACTGGAAAGCAGTCAGAAGATCAGGAGGTGGCAAGGAGGAGAAAGTCTGTGACTCTCCTTGCAATGATTTCTATTTCATTTCTGGTCCACTGGCTGCCTAAAATGGTTGTCAAAATTTTGGAACGGTTCACGTATCCACCGGTAAACCGCTATGACTTCTACCATCCTGTCAACGTGGTGAGGATGGTGTgtaacatgctgattgtcttcagcTCGTTCAGTAATGTCTGTATCTACTCCCTCACCATCACTAAATTCAGGGAGGAACTGTTCAAAGGAGTCAAGTTTATCCTCAGATTCCTCTGCCTCCATTCTCCCTCAACCTTCTCTGCATCCAAACCTACAGAAATATTCACAGTCCAAGATACTACGCAGCTGACATCCGCCATGGAACACCAGTGA
- the CCDC166 gene encoding coiled-coil domain-containing protein 166: protein MPPKKKSPGTVPRSPGGAASVQAEEGSEEKEVVVSEQEAQLQDEHNQLVAEQEGLRLRLEQLRRENEFLQEESERVRVESQEYLLYMSKRSQRRQDVIISLNDQNQRELQNIQHQKQELESKFSAEEKNLRDLLLRREAELANLRKKLEELEPTRDLQKEQVSLIKRLEDEVMAQRGKHAEAMLRVKSAFLREKTQCQQNSKEQLSQLSQKAQEEAKKALQEVSTKVKEENQSLRQELLDLIHQYRLLQVQKNRLEEKNKELLREQQCRDEVGNIQRKLKMAAILPTP, encoded by the coding sequence ATGCCACCTAAGAAGAAGTCTCCAGGAACGGTGCCCCGCTCGCCCGGAGGTGCGGCCTCGGTGCAGGCTGAGGAGGGATCTGAGGAGAAGGAGGTGGTGGTGAGCGAACAGGAGGCCCAGCTGCAGGATGAACACAACCAGCTGGTGGCCGAGCAGGAGGGACTGAGACTACGGCTGGAGCAGCTACGGAGGGAGAATGAGTTCCTTCAAGAAGAGTCGGAGAGGGTGCGGGTGGAGAGCCAGGAGTACCTGCTGTACATGAGCAAGAGGAGCCAGCGACGCCAGGACGTCATCATTAGCCTGAACGACCAGAACCAGCGCGAGCTGCAGAACATCCAGCACCAGAAACAAGAACTCGAGTCCAAATTCTCTGCTGAAGAAAAGAATCTGAGGGACCTCCTTCTCCGGAGAGAAGCCGAACTCGCCAACCTGAGGAAGAAGCTGGAAGAACTGGAACCCACTAGAGATCTTCAGAAGGAGCAGGTCTCCCTCATCAAACGTCTGGAGGATGAAGTCATGGCCCAACGGGGGAAGCACGCCGAGGCCATGCTGAGGGTGAAGAGCGCCTTCCTGCGTGAAAAGACCCAGTGTCAACAGAACTCTAAGGAGCAGCTCAGCCAACTGAGCCAGAAGGCCCAGGAGGAGGCCAAGAAGGCTCTTCAGGAGGTAAGCACCAAGGTCAAGGAGGAAAACCAGAGCCTGAGACAAGAGCTGCTTGATCTCATCCATCAATACcgactcctgcaagtccagaagaaTAGGCTTGAAGAAAAGAACAAGGAGTTGCTGAGGGAGCAGCAATGCCGAGACGAGGTGGGGAACATTCAGAGAAAGCTAAAGATGGCGGCCATCCTCCCAACTCCTTGA